One window of Sphingomonas paeninsulae genomic DNA carries:
- a CDS encoding aldehyde dehydrogenase family protein, which yields MTILKNSKALYINGEWMSTDQLEAVLNPATEAVLGEAPVGTAAHVEAAISAAHEAFHKGPWPRLQQRERQAKMTEFLDAIERRAPEIVQLIVAEAGATQMLAQYLQYGIPMQHARHMVEISSRPAITPLPVETTPNAEGSITLGAGVLAREPAGVVSAITPYNFPFFLNVGKIVPAMVVGCTVILKPSPFTPFEALILGEIAEEVGLPKGVLNIVTGGIEVGTALTTDPRIDLVSFTGSDKVGAMIQAQGAPTLKRVLLELGGKSAMIVRPDANIMAAAQNGLMGFTVHCGQGCALLTRHVVHNSIRAEYVAAVKGMLAHVKVGDPSDASVGMGPLIREVARKRTEDYVQIALDQGATLVSGGKRPAGLDKGFFHEPTLFDNVHNSHRIAQEEVFGPIGVVIGYDTDEEAIDIANDSDFGLSGAVFSADVGRAYEIALQLRTGGVAINGGGGKMSSHAPFGGIKRSGYGREYGIEGLNEFTNIKTISFKGG from the coding sequence ATGACGATTCTGAAGAACAGCAAGGCGCTGTACATCAACGGCGAGTGGATGAGCACCGACCAGCTCGAAGCGGTTCTTAATCCCGCAACTGAAGCTGTGCTGGGTGAAGCGCCCGTGGGCACCGCCGCCCATGTCGAAGCCGCGATCTCTGCCGCGCACGAAGCATTCCACAAGGGGCCGTGGCCGCGCTTGCAGCAGCGTGAGCGACAGGCAAAGATGACCGAATTCCTTGACGCGATCGAGCGTCGCGCGCCGGAAATCGTTCAGTTGATCGTTGCTGAAGCGGGCGCAACCCAAATGCTCGCCCAATATCTGCAATATGGCATCCCCATGCAGCACGCCCGTCACATGGTCGAAATCTCGTCGCGTCCTGCCATCACGCCGCTGCCGGTTGAAACCACGCCGAACGCAGAGGGCTCGATTACGCTTGGCGCTGGTGTCCTCGCTCGCGAACCCGCCGGCGTCGTTTCTGCGATCACTCCGTACAACTTTCCATTCTTCCTGAACGTCGGCAAGATTGTACCCGCGATGGTCGTCGGCTGCACGGTTATCCTGAAGCCATCGCCATTCACCCCGTTTGAGGCGCTGATCCTTGGAGAGATCGCCGAAGAAGTTGGCTTGCCAAAGGGCGTCCTGAACATCGTTACCGGCGGCATCGAGGTCGGCACCGCACTGACGACCGACCCCCGTATCGACCTCGTCAGCTTTACCGGTTCGGACAAGGTCGGCGCGATGATTCAGGCGCAGGGTGCGCCGACGCTGAAGCGTGTGTTGCTCGAACTCGGTGGCAAATCGGCAATGATCGTGCGGCCCGATGCCAACATCATGGCCGCTGCCCAGAACGGCCTGATGGGCTTCACCGTTCATTGCGGTCAGGGCTGCGCGCTGCTGACGCGCCATGTCGTCCACAATTCGATCCGTGCCGAATATGTGGCAGCGGTCAAGGGGATGCTCGCCCATGTAAAGGTCGGCGACCCTTCGGATGCCAGCGTCGGCATGGGGCCGCTGATCCGCGAAGTCGCCCGCAAGCGCACCGAGGATTACGTCCAGATTGCGCTCGATCAGGGTGCCACGCTGGTTTCCGGCGGCAAGCGTCCGGCTGGCCTCGACAAGGGCTTTTTCCATGAGCCGACGCTGTTCGACAATGTCCACAATAGCCACCGTATCGCGCAGGAAGAAGTGTTCGGCCCGATCGGTGTCGTCATCGGTTACGACACCGACGAGGAAGCCATCGACATCGCCAACGACAGCGATTTCGGCCTATCTGGTGCAGTGTTCTCCGCGGATGTCGGTCGTGCCTATGAAATCGCATTGCAACTGCGCACCGGCGGCGTGGCGATCAACGGCGGCGGTGGCAAAATGTCGAGCCACGCACCGTTCGGTGGCATCAAACGGTCCGGTTATGGCCGCGAATACGGCATTGAGGGTCTGAACGAATTCACCAACATCAAAACCATCAGCTTCAAGGGCGGCTGA